From Bacillus sp. Bos-x628, the proteins below share one genomic window:
- a CDS encoding serine hydrolase, which yields MNSKMLKQLMVAILTLTLIVTAFAPMSKAKAAEDPINVNAKAAILIEASTGKILYSKNAEQRLPIASMAKMMTEYLLLEAISEGKVKWDQTYTPDDYVYEISQDRSLSNVPLRKDGSYTVKELYQATAIYSANAAAIGLAEVIAGSESKFVEKMNAKAKELGLTNYKFVNATGLENKDLHGKQPKGTGPDEESQVSAKDMALLAQHLIKDYPEILETASIAKAKFREGTDDEMDMPNWNFMLKGLVKEYEGVDGLKTGSTESAGSSFTGTAKRGDMRVIAVILNAKGNLHTARFDVAKKLFDYAFKNFTMKQMYKKGQQVKGHENIEVDKGKDKEVAVVTKEAFSVPVKNGDEKSYKAKVNLEKKKLEAPIKKGTKVGMLTTSYSGAEKDYGYLNKDQSGVELVTKTSDEKANWFILAMRGVGGFFAGIWGGIVDTVKGWF from the coding sequence TTGAACAGCAAGATGTTGAAACAGCTTATGGTCGCTATCCTTACACTGACATTGATTGTTACAGCGTTTGCACCAATGTCTAAAGCCAAAGCGGCTGAAGATCCTATCAATGTGAATGCGAAAGCGGCCATCCTTATTGAAGCTTCTACAGGAAAAATTCTTTATAGCAAAAACGCAGAACAAAGACTCCCTATTGCGAGTATGGCAAAGATGATGACCGAGTATCTATTGTTAGAGGCAATTTCTGAAGGCAAAGTGAAATGGGATCAAACGTATACGCCAGATGATTATGTATACGAAATTTCCCAAGATCGTAGTTTATCAAATGTTCCTCTAAGAAAAGATGGCTCATACACAGTCAAAGAGCTTTATCAAGCCACTGCTATTTATTCAGCAAATGCTGCAGCGATAGGTCTGGCTGAGGTGATCGCTGGATCAGAATCTAAGTTTGTTGAAAAAATGAATGCAAAGGCGAAAGAACTAGGTTTAACAAATTACAAATTCGTCAATGCTACTGGATTAGAAAATAAAGATTTACATGGCAAACAGCCGAAGGGTACAGGTCCTGATGAAGAAAGTCAAGTTTCTGCTAAAGATATGGCATTGCTTGCACAGCATCTCATCAAAGACTATCCAGAAATTCTTGAAACAGCAAGTATTGCTAAGGCAAAGTTCAGAGAAGGCACAGACGATGAAATGGATATGCCAAACTGGAACTTCATGTTAAAAGGACTTGTGAAAGAATATGAAGGAGTAGATGGTCTAAAAACAGGCTCTACTGAATCAGCCGGTTCTAGTTTCACGGGCACAGCAAAACGAGGTGATATGCGCGTCATTGCCGTCATCCTAAATGCAAAAGGAAATCTTCATACAGCTCGTTTCGACGTTGCGAAAAAATTGTTCGACTATGCTTTTAAAAACTTTACGATGAAACAAATGTACAAAAAAGGACAGCAAGTCAAGGGACATGAAAACATCGAAGTTGATAAAGGAAAAGATAAAGAAGTAGCGGTCGTGACGAAAGAAGCATTTTCTGTTCCTGTGAAAAATGGCGACGAAAAGAGTTATAAAGCAAAAGTAAATTTAGAGAAAAAGAAACTAGAAGCTCCTATTAAAAAAGGAACGAAGGTTGGGATGCTAACGACTTCTTATTCCGGTGCTGAGAAAGACTATGGTTATCTCAATAAAGACCAATCAGGTGTTGAGCTTGTGACAAAAACAAGCGACGAAAAAGCAAACTGGTTTATTCTTGCAATGCGCGGTGTAGGCGGATTCTTCGCTGGCATATGGGGCGGCATTGTAGATACAGTAAAAGGTTGGTTCTAA